In Candidatus Neptunochlamydia vexilliferae, the following are encoded in one genomic region:
- a CDS encoding ATP-binding protein, whose product MKKLPIGVQSIREILEEDQVYIDKTMFAKDLITTGKHYFISRPRRFGKSLFINTLEEIFKGNKELFKDCKIYESGYDWQKYPVLYLDFSKIASRTPDHLETALQVRLEIIAKEHDISIVTTDIQVALDTLVVRLSNKYRKKVAVLIDEYDKPIIDHLEDLDVARKNRDILKDFFGTIKSLDKHLKFTFITGISKFSRVSLFSALNNLNDITMEPKYAGMMGYTEEELRASFRDHIQKIAQERSQLGNLVPEEKVIDEVRNWYNGYRFSEGKLCVYNPFSTLKFMQSKKPKTYWYSTGTPSFLIHQLKEHLESMVSLDGTTATEEELMDISSLEQINLEALMYQTGYFTIKDYNSISNRYLLGLPNEEVRSAFINSLVKNFAPITKLRSSRECVEALEKHQPSLLFNQIEIGLSSFAYQVFVDAKERTYQAMLLSMLHGMGFNPLSERSINTGRIDVILEVPKTTYILELKLDGSADKALKQIHEKQYFKPYTHKGKHIVIIGANFSSEARNVSEWKGELLSESGEKIRELFPGEGE is encoded by the coding sequence ATGAAAAAATTACCGATTGGTGTCCAAAGCATCCGTGAGATCCTTGAAGAAGACCAGGTTTACATTGATAAGACGATGTTTGCCAAGGATCTAATAACAACGGGGAAGCATTATTTTATATCCCGTCCTAGAAGGTTTGGAAAATCTTTGTTTATTAATACCTTAGAAGAAATTTTCAAAGGGAATAAGGAGCTTTTTAAAGACTGCAAGATCTATGAAAGCGGATATGACTGGCAAAAATATCCAGTTCTATATTTAGATTTCTCAAAAATAGCAAGTAGAACTCCCGACCATCTTGAAACCGCTTTGCAGGTAAGGCTGGAGATTATCGCCAAGGAGCACGATATCTCTATTGTTACAACCGATATTCAAGTTGCTTTGGATACATTGGTTGTTCGGCTATCGAACAAATATAGGAAAAAAGTAGCAGTATTAATCGATGAGTACGATAAGCCTATCATAGATCATTTGGAAGATCTTGATGTTGCTAGAAAGAATAGAGATATCCTCAAAGACTTTTTTGGAACAATCAAAAGTTTAGATAAACACTTAAAGTTCACATTTATAACGGGGATTAGTAAATTCTCTCGAGTTTCCCTTTTTTCAGCTCTTAATAACTTAAATGACATCACGATGGAACCCAAATATGCCGGGATGATGGGATATACCGAAGAAGAGCTAAGAGCAAGTTTTCGAGATCACATTCAAAAAATCGCTCAGGAAAGGAGTCAACTGGGGAATTTAGTACCGGAAGAAAAGGTCATAGACGAAGTTCGAAACTGGTACAATGGCTACAGATTTTCTGAGGGAAAGCTTTGTGTTTATAACCCTTTTTCGACCCTTAAGTTTATGCAAAGCAAAAAGCCTAAAACTTATTGGTATAGCACCGGGACTCCTTCGTTCCTAATTCATCAACTGAAAGAGCATCTTGAGTCGATGGTTTCATTAGACGGAACAACAGCTACAGAAGAGGAGCTAATGGATATTAGCTCTCTAGAGCAAATAAACTTAGAAGCCTTGATGTACCAAACAGGCTACTTTACGATCAAAGACTATAACTCCATCTCGAATCGCTACCTTTTAGGTCTTCCTAATGAAGAGGTAAGATCCGCATTTATCAACTCTCTCGTCAAAAATTTTGCCCCAATCACTAAACTAAGATCCTCTAGGGAGTGCGTAGAAGCGCTAGAAAAGCATCAGCCAAGCCTTCTATTTAATCAGATAGAAATAGGCCTTTCTAGCTTCGCATATCAAGTCTTTGTTGATGCAAAAGAGCGAACATATCAAGCAATGCTCTTGTCAATGCTGCATGGGATGGGTTTTAACCCTTTATCAGAAAGGTCAATAAATACAGGGCGTATTGACGTGATATTAGAAGTTCCCAAAACAACTTATATTCTAGAACTTAAGCTTGACGGCTCTGCTGATAAAGCTTTAAAGCAAATCCATGAAAAACAATACTTCAAGCCTTATACCCATAAAGGCAAACACATAGTGATCATAGGAGCTAACTTTTCTTCGGAGGCGCGCAACGTATCTGAATGGAAAGGCGAGCTTCTATCTGAGTCCGGAGAAAAAATTCGAGAGCTTTTTCCTGGAGAAGGGGAATAA